A stretch of the Bdellovibrio sp. 22V genome encodes the following:
- a CDS encoding SRPBCC domain-containing protein, with product MKDSIELSINVRATAAEIWGALTDSDELENWWSEDVKLEAKVGGAFREAWEDDEGGKQLASGKVISVTAKKSIIFSWREKDWPAGVQTQCAFLIEDQGKERTLTVKHEGWNALPENKRGQLIKDFTVGWKYHLKELKAYLDD from the coding sequence ATGAAAGACAGCATCGAGTTAAGCATCAATGTCAGAGCCACCGCCGCTGAAATTTGGGGCGCTCTTACCGATAGTGACGAACTGGAAAACTGGTGGAGCGAAGACGTGAAACTCGAAGCCAAAGTCGGAGGCGCCTTTCGCGAAGCGTGGGAAGACGATGAGGGCGGCAAGCAGCTCGCTTCCGGCAAAGTGATCTCTGTGACCGCGAAAAAATCTATTATCTTTTCATGGCGTGAAAAAGACTGGCCTGCGGGAGTGCAAACGCAATGTGCCTTCTTAATTGAAGATCAAGGCAAAGAAAGAACCCTCACAGTGAAACACGAGGGCTGGAATGCACTTCCAGAAAACAAACGCGGCCAACTCATTAAAGATTTCACTGTGGGCTGGAAATATCATCTTAAAGAACTCAAAGCGTATCTTGATGACTAG
- a CDS encoding DUF3750 domain-containing protein, with protein MKTLSTLFAFLMTALPAFAQDWRTATRESAGLAPDPATEKQAVVQVYAARTVSWRGYFAVHSWIATKAKDATEYTTYHVIGWRVNRGLEAVVIQNDIPDRHWFGAKPELIEDVRGEAAEKAIPQINELARNYAYKGTYRAYPGPNSNTFISHIIRNVPELTVELPPHAIGKDWINQADVVGWSESGTGVQFSLLGLFGFTVGLNEGIEVNLLGLNFGVDFLSPALKLPMVGRVGMKDKAF; from the coding sequence ATGAAAACACTCTCCACACTTTTCGCTTTTTTGATGACGGCTCTTCCCGCCTTCGCTCAAGACTGGCGTACGGCGACAAGAGAAAGTGCGGGCCTTGCACCCGATCCAGCGACTGAAAAACAAGCTGTGGTGCAAGTCTATGCCGCTCGCACTGTGAGTTGGCGCGGTTATTTCGCCGTGCACTCGTGGATCGCAACCAAAGCCAAAGATGCCACCGAATACACGACCTATCATGTAATCGGCTGGCGCGTGAATCGCGGCCTTGAAGCCGTTGTTATTCAAAACGACATTCCCGACAGACACTGGTTCGGTGCGAAACCGGAACTTATCGAAGACGTGCGTGGTGAAGCTGCGGAAAAGGCGATTCCGCAAATTAACGAACTCGCACGCAATTACGCTTATAAAGGCACTTACCGCGCGTATCCGGGACCGAACAGCAATACGTTCATCTCGCACATCATCCGCAACGTCCCCGAACTCACAGTCGAGCTGCCACCCCACGCTATCGGGAAAGATTGGATTAACCAAGCCGATGTCGTAGGATGGAGTGAATCCGGAACCGGCGTGCAATTTTCACTGCTGGGTCTATTCGGTTTTACGGTCGGCTTGAACGAAGGTATCGAAGTGAATCTTTTGGGATTGAACTTTGGTGTCGACTTTCTAAGTCCGGCTTTAAAATTGCCGATGGTCGGCCGCGTAGGAATGAAAGATAAAGCGTTTTAA
- a CDS encoding TolC family protein, translated as MVKTFLILLSTTAIQGAWAQAPAPKEITLNQRTVAELVLKQGPRTKEVNLRYQQFRLDPVLVLANYDWNLTAETGFEYDKSASILTSSSQNTAKYERYRTTVLLEKPFTTGTTLGLELSRLSQKVELDGFSSNPPPSQQTLDSAGILLEQALLGNFFGVADRGTVNAAELTYQANNIARANELEDVVLEAIRQFWNTYVAQENFKEAVNSRDRYKKLVDAVKRKTSLGYSNPGDLPQVQAEFETREQKVKTASAEYLASVEDLVTFLALEPGTEIRFDVPKEIPPVPKLTPKKVEELRVIRAQKLKVEAAKESLDAAESLSYPTLNFVGRMYTSGVDEDSESSYSELASGTRPKYYAGLRFQYNFGSDVQNETVINKKLTKDLEETRLQLGLNQANDVENQSQRNVQSTYAVAVSAEKQKSFREKAAQELTRSYNQGRTDISILITALNNFFDSEVQFSRAIGNYAIALNEWAAARDELIPDDASVDYEKK; from the coding sequence ATGGTAAAAACTTTTCTGATTCTTCTCAGTACGACAGCAATACAGGGAGCGTGGGCGCAAGCACCGGCTCCGAAGGAAATTACTTTGAACCAAAGAACCGTCGCGGAGCTTGTTTTGAAACAAGGCCCGCGCACGAAAGAAGTGAACTTGCGCTACCAGCAGTTCCGCTTGGACCCGGTTTTGGTACTTGCAAACTATGACTGGAATCTCACGGCGGAAACGGGTTTTGAATACGATAAATCCGCCAGCATTCTGACATCGTCCAGCCAAAACACCGCGAAATACGAGCGCTACAGAACAACGGTTCTTTTGGAAAAACCTTTCACGACGGGAACAACGTTGGGATTGGAATTGAGCCGCTTGTCGCAAAAGGTAGAGCTTGACGGATTTTCTTCCAATCCTCCGCCGTCCCAACAAACTCTCGACAGCGCAGGCATTCTTCTTGAGCAAGCCCTTCTTGGCAACTTCTTCGGGGTCGCTGACCGTGGCACTGTGAATGCGGCAGAGTTGACTTATCAAGCGAATAACATCGCTCGCGCCAATGAACTTGAGGACGTGGTTCTTGAAGCGATTCGTCAGTTCTGGAACACTTATGTTGCACAAGAAAACTTTAAAGAGGCCGTCAACTCTCGCGATCGTTACAAAAAACTCGTCGATGCGGTGAAAAGAAAAACTTCTTTAGGTTATTCTAATCCGGGCGATCTTCCTCAGGTTCAAGCAGAGTTTGAAACGCGTGAACAAAAAGTAAAAACCGCTTCAGCGGAGTACTTGGCAAGTGTTGAAGACCTTGTGACGTTTTTGGCTTTAGAACCAGGCACGGAAATCCGTTTCGACGTTCCTAAAGAAATTCCGCCGGTACCGAAGCTCACTCCCAAAAAAGTGGAAGAGCTGCGCGTGATCCGTGCGCAAAAACTCAAAGTCGAAGCAGCGAAAGAATCTTTGGATGCCGCAGAGTCCTTGAGCTATCCGACATTGAATTTTGTCGGCCGCATGTACACTTCCGGCGTGGATGAAGATTCCGAAAGTTCTTACTCGGAATTGGCTTCAGGCACGCGTCCGAAATACTATGCAGGCTTGCGCTTCCAATACAACTTTGGATCTGACGTCCAAAACGAAACAGTGATCAATAAAAAGCTCACCAAAGATTTGGAAGAAACGCGTTTGCAATTGGGTTTAAATCAGGCCAACGACGTTGAAAACCAATCACAAAGAAATGTGCAGTCCACTTATGCCGTGGCTGTAAGCGCGGAAAAACAAAAAAGCTTCCGTGAAAAAGCGGCGCAAGAATTGACTCGCTCTTACAATCAAGGACGTACGGACATTTCAATTTTGATTACAGCATTAAATAATTTCTTCGACTCTGAAGTCCAATTCAGCCGCGCGATCGGTAACTATGCGATCGCTTTGAATGAATGGGCCGCCGCACGAGACGAATTGATTCCTGACGACGCGTCAGTAGATTACGAAAAGAAATAG